A genomic region of Fodinisporobacter ferrooxydans contains the following coding sequences:
- a CDS encoding phosphatase PAP2 family protein: MNVIRRIAAWDKRIFEKMTAEKSNTYKHVTRTDRFMILVARTSPIVMVAVILGIGILDVWNHQFVSALAVPACLAAGFLSRLMSGWISRLLPRDRPFLQFRKTPLIAHRPEESFPSNHAAGGFALATALIQFHPVYGIVYGVWAIVLAYSRLHVRLHFFSDVLAGAILGCMIGSFAGRLTFLALGSFAPG, from the coding sequence TTGAATGTCATTCGGCGGATTGCAGCGTGGGACAAGCGGATATTTGAAAAAATGACAGCGGAAAAAAGCAACACATACAAGCATGTTACCCGAACGGATCGTTTTATGATCCTCGTTGCGCGGACATCTCCGATTGTCATGGTCGCAGTCATTCTTGGAATCGGCATTTTGGACGTATGGAACCATCAGTTTGTTTCTGCGCTTGCGGTTCCGGCATGTCTCGCTGCCGGTTTCCTGTCGCGATTGATGAGTGGCTGGATCAGCCGTTTGTTGCCAAGGGATCGTCCGTTTCTGCAGTTTCGAAAAACTCCCCTGATTGCTCACCGCCCGGAAGAGTCCTTTCCCAGCAATCATGCAGCAGGAGGATTTGCCTTGGCGACGGCACTGATCCAGTTTCATCCCGTTTATGGCATAGTATATGGCGTTTGGGCCATTGTATTGGCATATTCCCGTCTGCATGTCCGCCTGCACTTTTTTAGCGATGTGTTGGCCGGGGCCATACTCGGCTGCATGATAGGGAGTTTCGCCGGTCGATTGACGTTTTTGGCACTGGGATCATTCGCACCCGGATAA
- a CDS encoding cupredoxin domain-containing protein, with amino-acid sequence MTNHKKTKKVLKKQLTPSQRFGSLLMPLAACLAIAGLIYTVWTFQSAHAAKPRAIKYSISITDIGFRPSTMQGETGVPIKIHVKNLGTKEHNFVLPGYFIFSPNLHAGESTDIEFTPDKKGIFPFYSDTPGNPEPGLQGRLTVR; translated from the coding sequence ATGACTAACCACAAAAAAACGAAAAAAGTATTGAAAAAACAACTGACTCCAAGCCAGCGTTTCGGTTCCCTGTTGATGCCGCTTGCCGCCTGTCTTGCAATTGCAGGGCTCATTTATACGGTTTGGACATTCCAATCGGCACATGCGGCGAAACCGCGCGCGATCAAATATTCGATCTCGATTACCGATATCGGATTTCGCCCTTCCACCATGCAGGGAGAAACAGGCGTACCTATTAAAATCCATGTAAAAAATCTGGGCACAAAAGAACACAATTTTGTCTTGCCCGGTTACTTTATCTTTTCTCCCAATTTGCATGCAGGAGAGTCGACAGATATCGAATTCACTCCTGACAAAAAAGGCATATTCCCTTTTTATTCGGATACTCCAGGCAACCCGGAACCGGGATTGCAAGGAAGATTGACGGTTCGGTAG
- a CDS encoding phospholipase D-like domain-containing protein has product MRKSTSMLLCGIASSCVLALTGCTLEKTYGSTAVSANPYTPATVTVGDKSLVWRQNIKETALHMIKESRKACYLSMYELGDMDILQALADAHRRGVDVRLILDATEKHTLQTAIPFLQKEHIPYHLYRVKGGISHIKSLITDEQGKPQMFDELMGGMNFGPHSWDNFDASVRIQHANSDFERLFFRDWKVSAGQQEPEPRSTQFLVDRQIEPSMIQAIQGAKRSIDLECFDLSDAAFIRQLILAHQRGVNIRVLLEPREKQNKYSGRKLAQAGIQVKFYKHEGKEILHAKIASIDDGEVVYVGSANFTHQGFQVNHEGDIILRRIPQFGQSIQKSLDMEWQRSS; this is encoded by the coding sequence TTGAGGAAAAGTACCTCAATGTTGCTATGCGGCATTGCGAGCAGTTGTGTATTGGCGTTGACGGGCTGTACGTTGGAAAAAACATACGGGTCGACCGCTGTTTCCGCGAATCCGTATACGCCGGCTACAGTGACAGTGGGCGACAAATCGCTTGTCTGGCGGCAAAATATTAAGGAAACGGCGCTGCATATGATCAAAGAGAGCCGCAAAGCGTGCTATTTATCCATGTATGAGCTAGGGGATATGGATATCCTGCAAGCGTTGGCGGATGCCCACCGGCGCGGTGTCGATGTGCGATTGATTTTGGATGCTACGGAAAAACACACATTGCAGACAGCCATCCCGTTTTTGCAAAAGGAACACATTCCTTACCATCTATATCGTGTGAAAGGCGGGATTTCTCATATCAAATCTTTAATTACAGATGAGCAAGGGAAGCCGCAGATGTTTGATGAATTGATGGGAGGAATGAATTTTGGCCCGCATAGTTGGGATAATTTTGATGCCTCTGTCCGGATTCAACATGCAAACTCCGATTTTGAACGGCTTTTTTTCAGAGATTGGAAAGTGAGTGCAGGACAACAAGAGCCGGAGCCGCGATCGACCCAATTTCTGGTGGACCGGCAAATTGAACCTTCCATGATTCAAGCGATCCAAGGGGCGAAACGGTCGATTGATCTGGAATGTTTCGACCTGTCCGATGCGGCGTTCATCCGTCAGTTGATCCTCGCACACCAGCGCGGTGTAAACATCCGCGTCCTGCTGGAACCGCGGGAAAAGCAGAACAAATACAGTGGACGAAAGCTTGCACAAGCGGGAATTCAGGTGAAGTTTTACAAGCATGAGGGGAAAGAGATCCTGCACGCGAAAATCGCCTCCATCGACGATGGAGAAGTGGTTTATGTCGGCAGTGCAAATTTCACGCATCAAGGGTTTCAGGTGAATCATGAAGGGGATATCATTCTGCGCCGGATTCCCCAATTTGGACAATCCATTCAAAAAAGTCTGGATATGGAATGGCAAAGGAGTTCTTGA
- a CDS encoding YtrH family sporulation protein, protein MDRFVGTLILDCFVALGLVLGGSLVGGIGAVLTHRPPMATMLQLADQLKIWAMVSALGGTMDTIKVFETGVLEGQISLIIKQLGYLLAAFIGCQIGYFLVQALTGGPKP, encoded by the coding sequence TTGGATCGATTTGTCGGTACACTGATTTTGGATTGTTTTGTCGCGCTTGGACTGGTTTTGGGCGGGTCTCTCGTCGGCGGAATCGGGGCGGTTCTGACACATCGTCCGCCGATGGCAACCATGTTGCAATTGGCGGATCAATTAAAAATCTGGGCGATGGTAAGCGCCCTTGGCGGAACAATGGACACGATAAAAGTGTTTGAGACAGGCGTATTGGAAGGTCAAATATCCTTGATCATCAAACAATTGGGCTATTTGCTCGCAGCTTTTATCGGCTGCCAGATCGGCTATTTTCTCGTTCAGGCCTTGACCGGCGGACCGAAACCATGA
- the galU gene encoding UTP--glucose-1-phosphate uridylyltransferase GalU: protein MTKQKIRKAIIPAAGLGTRFLPATKAQPKEMLPIIDKPSIQYIVEEAIASGIEDILIVTGRNKRAIEDHFDRSIELELFLSERQKWETLREVQDISNLVDIHFIRQKEPRGLGHAIYCARSFVGNEPFAVLLGDDIIWNESKPALKQLIQVYEETQQTVIGVQQVPLRDVSKYGIVSGHEWKDGVWKLDDLVEKPAVSEAPTQYAIVGRYVIQPEIFSILERTDPGNGGEIQLTDALRILCHDHDMYAKIVNGERHDIGDKLGYLKAMIGMALYRTDMKDDLLDYLRELMKSQPQQVDHSKTTV from the coding sequence ATGACTAAGCAAAAAATTCGGAAAGCGATCATTCCTGCAGCCGGCTTGGGTACGCGATTTTTACCTGCTACGAAGGCACAGCCCAAGGAAATGTTGCCGATTATTGATAAACCGTCGATACAATATATAGTGGAAGAAGCGATTGCGTCGGGGATCGAAGATATATTGATCGTTACAGGCCGCAACAAACGGGCGATCGAGGATCATTTTGACCGCTCGATTGAATTGGAATTGTTCTTGAGTGAAAGACAAAAATGGGAGACATTGCGGGAAGTGCAAGATATCTCGAATTTGGTGGATATTCATTTTATCCGGCAAAAGGAACCCAGGGGTCTTGGACATGCCATTTACTGTGCCCGTTCGTTTGTCGGCAATGAGCCCTTTGCCGTCTTGCTTGGGGACGATATTATATGGAATGAGAGCAAGCCTGCACTAAAGCAATTGATTCAGGTATATGAAGAAACACAACAAACGGTTATCGGTGTGCAACAAGTGCCGTTGCGCGATGTGTCAAAGTATGGAATCGTCTCTGGGCACGAGTGGAAAGACGGCGTGTGGAAGCTGGATGATCTTGTGGAAAAACCGGCTGTTTCGGAAGCGCCAACCCAATACGCGATTGTGGGAAGATATGTGATTCAACCGGAGATTTTTTCAATTCTCGAAAGGACAGATCCAGGAAATGGCGGCGAAATTCAATTGACCGACGCTTTACGGATTTTGTGCCATGATCATGATATGTACGCGAAAATTGTGAATGGGGAGCGTCATGACATCGGTGATAAGTTGGGATATTTGAAGGCGATGATCGGGATGGCTCTGTACCGAACCGATATGAAAGATGATCTGCTGGATTATTTGCGAGAATTGATGAAGTCGCAGCCACAACAAGTCGACCACAGCAAGACCACTGTATAA
- a CDS encoding NAD(P)-dependent oxidoreductase, whose protein sequence is MSPAIARQAASGINREPKRWLGVSCFFNTFFVFLWLVIRNRFKPLKEKMDILNLCKFFHTMHQCAGGGHGQQALSRGGSSMNETIGFIGLGNMGQPMVRNLLKAGFAVKVYNRTPNKAKDAVAAGAQQVNRPSDAATAGGIVITMVANDQALEDVVYGVDGFGEKLGPGGIHLSMSTIAPETSRKLAAYHQQQGCQYIASPVFGRPEAAAAQKLFVLSSGPKEAKERVRPLQEALGQRVFDIGEEPGNANVIKLGGNFMIMAAMEAMAESFNLAEKNGVDRKLAAEIYASTLFNCTIYQGYGQMIAKKIFEPAGFQLALGLKDCNLVLEEANATKTPMPLASLLHDRLLSSVAKGRENQDWSALTRIAAEDAGLE, encoded by the coding sequence ATGAGCCCTGCAATTGCAAGACAGGCGGCAAGCGGCATCAACAGGGAACCGAAACGCTGGCTTGGAGTCAGTTGTTTTTTCAATACTTTTTTCGTTTTTTTGTGGTTAGTCATAAGAAATCGTTTCAAACCTCTCAAAGAAAAGATGGATATACTTAATTTGTGCAAGTTTTTTCATACTATGCATCAGTGCGCCGGGGGTGGGCATGGCCAACAGGCGCTATCCAGAGGAGGAAGCAGCATGAATGAAACAATCGGTTTTATTGGACTTGGCAACATGGGGCAGCCAATGGTACGAAACTTGCTGAAAGCAGGTTTTGCGGTGAAAGTCTACAATCGAACGCCAAATAAAGCAAAAGATGCCGTGGCTGCAGGCGCACAGCAGGTGAATCGTCCGTCGGATGCAGCAACTGCTGGCGGCATTGTCATCACCATGGTGGCGAATGATCAGGCGCTGGAAGATGTGGTATATGGAGTTGACGGATTTGGTGAAAAACTGGGGCCTGGCGGCATTCATCTATCCATGAGCACCATTGCGCCGGAGACGTCGCGCAAACTTGCAGCGTATCATCAGCAGCAAGGCTGCCAATATATTGCGTCCCCCGTGTTTGGCCGTCCGGAGGCGGCAGCGGCTCAGAAGCTGTTTGTGCTGTCATCAGGCCCCAAAGAGGCAAAGGAGCGGGTCAGGCCGTTACAAGAGGCACTTGGCCAACGAGTCTTCGATATCGGTGAAGAACCTGGCAATGCCAATGTCATTAAGCTAGGCGGCAATTTTATGATTATGGCGGCAATGGAGGCCATGGCCGAATCTTTTAACCTGGCAGAGAAGAATGGCGTCGACCGGAAGCTGGCTGCGGAAATATATGCGTCCACCTTGTTTAATTGCACCATATATCAGGGGTACGGCCAGATGATTGCCAAGAAGATCTTTGAACCTGCGGGTTTTCAGTTGGCGCTTGGCCTCAAAGATTGCAATCTGGTCTTAGAGGAAGCGAACGCCACGAAAACACCGATGCCATTGGCTAGTCTGTTGCATGACCGCTTGCTTTCCTCAGTAGCGAAAGGCCGCGAAAATCAGGATTGGTCCGCTTTGACAAGGATTGCTGCGGAAGATGCAGGGCTGGAATAG